In Candidatus Nanosynbacter lyticus, one genomic interval encodes:
- a CDS encoding 50S ribosomal protein L27, giving the protein MSKVKAGGSSKNIHNNAGQRLGVKRFGGQKVTAGQVLVRQTGATKIAGDGTYVSRNFTIHAAKDGVVGFKQVKKTKFTGKTERRTQVVVL; this is encoded by the coding sequence ATGTCAAAGGTTAAAGCTGGCGGCTCTAGTAAGAACATCCACAACAATGCTGGTCAACGTCTTGGCGTGAAGCGATTTGGTGGCCAAAAAGTTACTGCTGGACAGGTCTTAGTCCGCCAAACTGGTGCCACAAAGATTGCTGGTGACGGTACATACGTTAGCCGCAATTTTACCATTCACGCTGCAAAAGACGGTGTGGTTGGCTTTAAGCAGGTTAAGAAAACCAAATTTACTGGTAAAACAGAGCGCCGAACACAAGTCGTTGTTCTCTAA
- a CDS encoding TRM11 family SAM-dependent methyltransferase, whose protein sequence is MFIAILGRQPEISIAELEAVYGAEKVKKISSQAATIDSDNFSVDILGGTIKCGHVVSRVRSQKSDHHTLLQASKIIVKKYTKKLSNSQKKITLGISFYGNTTDPRNVQKIGIILKNSLKKSGVSLRLIPNKTAALSTATSHNNKLGRSETKIEIIIVRAMNGDFLIAESRGTQNINSYAQRDRERPKRDAFVGMLPPKLAQIMINLSGAQSGNYLWDPFCGTGTVLQEATLLSINSYGSDLSDKMVDYASENMRWLEKTFFTNTAWQVFQADATSVKLTSEQKQQITHIVCETYLGQPFSAPPSPAKLKEVVGNCNHIISEFLKNIHDQIHPESMLCIAVPAWQNQHRQFTHLPLIKNLSKLGYQPITDKKLLYHRPDQVVAREIMILKPIDMTKTA, encoded by the coding sequence ATGTTCATCGCTATCCTTGGCCGACAACCAGAAATCTCTATCGCCGAGTTAGAGGCGGTTTATGGCGCTGAAAAAGTTAAAAAAATCTCTAGTCAAGCTGCTACAATCGACTCCGATAACTTTTCTGTTGATATCCTGGGCGGAACAATCAAATGTGGCCACGTCGTAAGCCGCGTAAGATCACAAAAATCCGACCATCACACCCTACTCCAGGCGTCAAAAATTATTGTTAAAAAATACACGAAAAAACTTTCGAATAGTCAGAAAAAAATAACGCTTGGAATAAGTTTTTATGGCAATACAACAGATCCGAGAAACGTCCAAAAAATCGGAATTATTTTGAAAAATTCCCTAAAAAAATCTGGCGTTAGCCTACGTCTAATTCCCAATAAAACCGCCGCCCTCTCCACGGCCACCTCTCATAATAATAAACTTGGTAGGTCTGAAACAAAGATTGAGATTATCATAGTCAGAGCTATGAATGGAGATTTTTTGATAGCCGAAAGTCGTGGCACTCAAAATATCAATTCATACGCCCAACGCGATCGCGAGCGCCCAAAGCGTGATGCTTTTGTCGGAATGCTCCCGCCTAAGCTAGCGCAAATTATGATCAATTTATCCGGCGCTCAATCCGGAAACTACCTTTGGGATCCGTTTTGCGGTACGGGAACCGTTCTCCAAGAAGCTACCTTACTCAGCATCAACTCCTACGGCAGCGACCTCAGCGATAAAATGGTCGATTACGCATCAGAAAACATGCGCTGGCTGGAAAAGACTTTTTTCACAAATACCGCCTGGCAAGTTTTTCAAGCTGATGCCACCTCGGTCAAACTAACCTCCGAGCAAAAACAGCAAATTACCCATATTGTCTGCGAAACATACCTAGGTCAACCCTTCTCCGCCCCACCCAGCCCCGCAAAGCTTAAAGAGGTGGTTGGAAATTGTAATCATATTATTAGTGAGTTTTTGAAGAACATACATGATCAAATTCACCCAGAATCGATGCTGTGTATAGCCGTTCCTGCCTGGCAAAATCAACATAGACAATTTACACATTTGCCCCTGATAAAAAACCTAAGCAAACTTGGATATCAGCCAATTACCGATAAAAAACTCCTGTATCATCGTCCAGATCAGGTAGTTGCCAGAGAAATTATGATATTAAAGCCCATAGACATGACTAAAACCGCTTGA
- a CDS encoding lysylphosphatidylglycerol synthase transmembrane domain-containing protein, with protein sequence MLPKVLQLFKSPRTIMSILTLAVLAIVIFLSRHELVKAWGLFLNADLWLLFLLLPFQIIVYFAGGEMIFSYLRDKNLIHHISRLEQTRIALELNLVNHIFPSGGVSGISYTTWRMHKLGVSSARSTFAQVIRYVTGFLSLLILLVIAVLALAIDGKVNRYIVAASFLLIIVVLALTFGLIFIFSSKRRMQTTAAGVSKFINVLVKYVTFGKKRRIMNAQKVEDFFVDMQDDFQDLANHPKLLKKPMIWGIVYTAFDVAMFTVAFMSLGVFVNPAILMVGYGVAGLAALFVFTPGGTGVYETIMIIFLSMAGTPPDLAIAGIILTRAILLTGTIVFGYIFYQHALIKYGKPNDSQV encoded by the coding sequence ATGCTACCTAAGGTCTTGCAATTATTTAAGTCGCCGCGAACTATTATGAGTATCTTGACGTTAGCGGTTTTAGCTATTGTTATTTTCCTGTCGCGGCATGAGCTAGTAAAGGCGTGGGGACTATTTTTAAATGCAGATTTATGGCTATTATTCTTATTGTTACCGTTTCAAATTATCGTGTATTTTGCTGGTGGCGAAATGATCTTCTCTTATCTTAGGGATAAGAATCTGATTCACCATATTTCCAGATTAGAACAGACAAGGATTGCCCTAGAATTGAACCTGGTTAACCATATTTTTCCGTCGGGGGGCGTTAGTGGAATTTCATATACAACATGGCGGATGCATAAGCTGGGGGTGAGTTCGGCGCGCTCGACATTTGCCCAGGTGATTCGTTATGTGACAGGATTTTTATCTCTCTTGATTCTATTGGTGATTGCCGTGCTGGCTCTGGCTATTGATGGTAAGGTCAATAGATATATTGTAGCGGCGAGCTTCTTGTTAATCATAGTGGTGCTGGCGCTGACTTTTGGATTGATATTTATATTTTCATCCAAGCGGCGCATGCAGACAACGGCTGCAGGTGTCTCGAAGTTTATTAATGTACTGGTAAAATATGTGACTTTCGGTAAAAAACGACGGATTATGAATGCTCAGAAGGTGGAAGATTTCTTTGTTGACATGCAAGATGATTTTCAGGATTTGGCCAATCACCCAAAGCTGTTAAAGAAACCTATGATTTGGGGGATTGTCTATACAGCCTTTGACGTGGCAATGTTTACAGTAGCGTTTATGTCGTTGGGGGTTTTTGTTAATCCAGCAATCTTAATGGTGGGCTATGGAGTTGCGGGATTAGCGGCACTTTTTGTATTTACGCCCGGTGGTACGGGGGTTTACGAGACAATCATGATTATATTCTTAAGCATGGCAGGAACACCACCGGACTTAGCAATTGCTGGAATTATTTTAACGAGGGCAATTTTACTAACCGGCACTATTGTCTTTGGCTATATTTTTTACCAGCACGCATTGATTAAATATGGCAAGCCAAATGACTCCCAGGTTTAG
- the xseA gene encoding exodeoxyribonuclease VII large subunit, with amino-acid sequence MASQMTPRFSVSNFLAVVNQTFEAVFAGAVEVEGEVVSFKSYPPKYAFFTLKDDDGSVNCFVGFSNLRTPIEDGMKVVVRATPSLRDDGKFNLQVQKVFPLGEGNLKRSFDILKQKLATEGLFDVNRKRPLPRYPHRVAVISSTKAAGYADFMKISRDRWGGVKFIVANVNVQGDGAADQIIRAISYFNQMAEPPEVIALIRGGGSAEDLASFNDEQLVRVVAGSRVPIITGIGHEIDESLCDLAADVRGATPSNVAQLLFPDKHELVGHLHFRLIGVKDEIKRAIDEQILRATMLQKDALEQWSSQVRDAINATLSQQKIIAEYDPEMALQRGYAMISGDLQVGSIVKITTKDIIMKARIEDSERRNDN; translated from the coding sequence ATGGCAAGCCAAATGACTCCCAGGTTTAGCGTTAGTAATTTCCTGGCGGTAGTTAATCAGACTTTTGAGGCTGTTTTTGCTGGCGCGGTTGAAGTTGAGGGTGAGGTTGTTAGCTTTAAGTCGTATCCGCCAAAATATGCCTTTTTTACTCTGAAGGACGATGATGGATCGGTTAATTGTTTTGTGGGCTTTAGCAATCTGCGGACGCCAATCGAGGATGGTATGAAAGTGGTGGTCCGGGCGACACCAAGCCTGAGGGACGACGGTAAGTTTAATTTGCAAGTTCAGAAAGTTTTTCCACTAGGCGAGGGTAATCTAAAACGGAGTTTCGACATTCTGAAGCAGAAATTGGCTACCGAAGGGCTATTTGACGTTAATCGTAAACGGCCGTTACCGCGTTATCCACATCGGGTGGCTGTTATTTCTAGTACAAAGGCGGCAGGTTACGCGGACTTTATGAAAATCTCTCGAGATCGTTGGGGCGGTGTGAAATTTATTGTCGCTAATGTTAATGTTCAGGGTGACGGCGCGGCAGATCAGATTATACGGGCAATTTCATATTTCAATCAAATGGCAGAACCGCCAGAGGTAATTGCTTTAATTCGTGGTGGCGGTAGTGCTGAGGACTTGGCAAGCTTTAATGATGAACAGCTAGTTAGAGTGGTAGCAGGTAGTCGCGTGCCCATAATAACCGGCATTGGGCACGAGATTGATGAAAGTTTATGTGATCTGGCGGCGGATGTGCGAGGTGCAACACCTAGTAATGTTGCTCAGCTGCTATTTCCAGATAAACATGAATTAGTCGGGCATCTACATTTTCGGTTAATTGGTGTAAAAGATGAAATTAAGAGAGCTATTGACGAGCAGATACTTAGAGCAACAATGTTGCAAAAAGACGCGCTTGAGCAGTGGTCAAGTCAGGTCAGGGATGCTATAAATGCAACATTGTCGCAACAAAAGATTATTGCTGAATACGATCCAGAAATGGCGTTACAGAGGGGCTACGCTATGATTAGCGGTGATTTACAGGTTGGTAGTATTGTTAAGATTACAACAAAGGATATAATTATGAAAGCGAGGATTGAAGATAGTGAACGACGAAATGACAATTGA